CAATTTTCATGATGCATATTTTGATGAGCGTGAAAATTTCTTTTTCCTTGGTGGTTGCCATGTAAATTTAATTCTCTTATTTCTTTTCCACTCATTTTATCAGTTAAATCTTGCATATCTTTTTGAACAATAGCTCTTCTTTGACTTCTTTCTTGCGGTGAAAGTTTTGAAATGTTTTCATAAAGATTAGTTTTGAATTTATATTGAAATTCTTTTGCATCTTTAAATTTCATTTCATTCATTCTTTTTTTCATCTCTATAACTAAATCTGCTTGATCTTGTGCTTTAACGCTTTTTGCAAGATTTATGATTTCATCATTGCTTTTTTTTGAAAAATCAGCACCTATAGCCAAAGTAGCTATTAAAGAACTAGCTAGTAATAAACTTGTAATTTTTTTCATTTTCTCTCCTTTGATTAGTGATGAGAAATTATAAAAAGCCAAAATAAAGCCAAAATAAAATTTTTATTTACATATAAAAACTACTTTTGCTTTTAAACTTTGTTTTTCATTCTGTAAAATCGGTAAAACAGCACTATCTGCACTAGTTGCTAAATTAGTTCTAAAGCTATCTATAGAACATTGATCAAAATTTATACTTTTTATAATACAAGTTTTTGCTAAATTTTTAGAATAATACTCAGCTTTTTGCGCGGCTTTTTTTAAAACTAAATCATAAAGATTTTCTTTGTTTTCTTCTAAAGAAGCATCGTTAAAACCAGCTTGTAAGGTTTTTGTATTAAATAAAATTAAAGGATTTAATGCACTAATTTCTTCTATGTCTTTAACAAGTTGATTATAATTTTGTATTTTATCTTTTGGAAATTGGCAATAAAAATCAGAATACAATCTATAACCACTAATAAGTTTTTGTCCTTGATGGTAGTTATAGCTAGGTTCTAAAGTGTAGCTTCCACCTTTGCAAAAACCTTCTTTTGCAATGCGTTTAGAAATTTGTTCAAAACTTGCTGTAATTGTTTTTTTATCTTCTGCGTTAATGCTAGATTTTTGGCTAAGTTCATTACTTGCACTAAAATTTAAGTTGCTATTATAAGTGTCAGGCATAAGCTCATTAGATACTTCTATATCTCTTGAAAATTCCATATTTTCGTGAGAATTATTTTTTAAACCTAAAAATTCTGTATTAAAAATAACTCCAACAACAAATAATACCAAACACAAAAATCCTAATCCTAAACCTTTTAAGAAACTTTTCATGATTTATCCTTTTTTTGAAATTATTTTTTTAATTTTATCACAAAGCTTTGAAGAATTGATTGTATAATTTTTGAAAAATTATAGAAAGAGTCAATGAAAAAAATTCATCAAAGTATTTTAAAATGGTATGATAAAAATGGAAGAAAAAGCCTGCCTTGGCGTATTTTACATGAAAAATTTAAAATTCATGCATATAAAGAAGATTTAGAAAAATTATCAAAAATAGATCCTGCTTATGCTGTTTATATTAGTGAAATTATGCTTCAGCAAACTCAAGTTAAGAGTGTATTGCAAAATTATTATTTTCAATTTTTAGCTAAATTCCCTTCTATATTAGATCTTGCAAATTCAAATGAAGATGAGGTTTTAAAAGCTTGGCAAGGACTTGGGTATTATACTAGAGCTAGGAATTTATATCAATGTGCTCTTATATGTAAGCAAAAATTTAATGCTAAATTACCAAATGATATTAAAGAGCTTCAAAAGCTTCCAGGTATAGGAGAATACACAGCTGGCGCTATAGCTTGTTTTGGCTTTTTACAGAATCAATCTTTTGTTGATGCAAATATTAAAAGAGTTTTAAGTAGATTTTATGCTTTGGAAAATCCTTCTTTAAGAGAGTTATCGCAAAAGGCTAAGGATTTTTTAAATATAAATAATTCTTTTGAGCATAATCAAGCTTTGCTAGATATAGGAGCTTTAGTGTGCTTGCCTAAAAATGCAAAATGTGATATTTGTCCTTTGAATTTATCATGCAAGGCAAAAAATGATTATGAAAAATACACCATTAGTAAAAAAATAAAATATATAGAAAAAAAATTACAACTTTTAATCATCCAAAAGAATGATCAATTTTTACTTTATAAAAGTAAAGAAAAATTATATTTTAATATGTATAATTTTTTAGAATTTCAAAACGAAAAAAACGCTAAATATTTAGGTGAATTCAAGCATTCTTATACTAAATACCAAATCAAAGTTAAAGTATATTTTTTAAAAACTAAACATTTTAAATGCAAAGATTGTTTGGCATTTTCTTTTGAAGAACTAGAAAATTTAGCACTTTCAAAGCTTACATTAAAAACTTTAGAGCTTTTTAAAAAGAGTGAGTATGCAATTTGAAAAAATTTATATAGAATTAAGTGATGTTTGTGGTTTAAAATGTGATTTTTGTCCTAGTAAAAAAGCACAAAGAAAGCTAATGAATATAAAAGACTTTGAAAAAATTTGCAAAAGCGTGCAAAAGCGTGCAAAAATTTATACCTTTCATGTGCTTGGGGATCCATTAAAAATAGACAATTTAAACGAAT
The genomic region above belongs to Campylobacter peloridis LMG 23910 and contains:
- the mutY gene encoding A/G-specific adenine glycosylase; the protein is MKKIHQSILKWYDKNGRKSLPWRILHEKFKIHAYKEDLEKLSKIDPAYAVYISEIMLQQTQVKSVLQNYYFQFLAKFPSILDLANSNEDEVLKAWQGLGYYTRARNLYQCALICKQKFNAKLPNDIKELQKLPGIGEYTAGAIACFGFLQNQSFVDANIKRVLSRFYALENPSLRELSQKAKDFLNINNSFEHNQALLDIGALVCLPKNAKCDICPLNLSCKAKNDYEKYTISKKIKYIEKKLQLLIIQKNDQFLLYKSKEKLYFNMYNFLEFQNEKNAKYLGEFKHSYTKYQIKVKVYFLKTKHFKCKDCLAFSFEELENLALSKLTLKTLELFKKSEYAI
- a CDS encoding SIMPL domain-containing protein (The SIMPL domain is named for its presence in mouse protein SIMPL (signalling molecule that associates with mouse pelle-like kinase). Bacterial member BP26, from Brucella, was shown to assemble into a channel-like structure, while YggE from E. coli has been associated with resistance to oxidative stress.), encoding MKSFLKGLGLGFLCLVLFVVGVIFNTEFLGLKNNSHENMEFSRDIEVSNELMPDTYNSNLNFSASNELSQKSSINAEDKKTITASFEQISKRIAKEGFCKGGSYTLEPSYNYHQGQKLISGYRLYSDFYCQFPKDKIQNYNQLVKDIEEISALNPLILFNTKTLQAGFNDASLEENKENLYDLVLKKAAQKAEYYSKNLAKTCIIKSINFDQCSIDSFRTNLATSADSAVLPILQNEKQSLKAKVVFICK
- a CDS encoding DUF1104 domain-containing protein, with product MKKITSLLLASSLIATLAIGADFSKKSNDEIINLAKSVKAQDQADLVIEMKKRMNEMKFKDAKEFQYKFKTNLYENISKLSPQERSQRRAIVQKDMQDLTDKMSGKEIRELNLHGNHQGKRNFHAHQNMHHENCPMR